CGTTCCTTTATATCCTCCTCTTTACATGGCTCTTTTCCAAAAAATTATCCGAAAATATCCGCAAACCGGTGATGATGCTGATCGATGCCTCCCGAAAAGTGAGGGAAAAAGATCTCGACTTCCACATCGAGTATACGGCAAATAATGAAGTGGGCAGGCTTTGCCAATCGTTTAATGAGATGAAAAACGAGCTTAAAAACTCTTTACTCGCCCAATGGAGAGCGGAGCAGGAAAGGCAGGAGATGGTTCAGGCACTCGCCCATGATTTGAAAACCCCGCTCTCGGTCATCCAGGGTTATGCGGAATCCCTTCTTGATGAACCCTCCGGGGACTTACGGAAGAGGGAGAAATATTTGCGGATCATAACGGATCATGCAAGGAAAGGGTTGAAGCTGATCCAAGAGATGCTTTACGCATCTGAGATGGAAAGGCCCACGGCAACCCTTCGCATCACCCCCGTAGACCTCTCCTCTTTTTTAATGGAGAAGAAGGAGAGTTATGAGATGATCGGAAAAGGGAAAGAGATCCATTTCAACGTGGAGGTCGTCTATGAAAAACCGGATCAGGCGATCTGCCCGGTTGATGTGGAGAAACTGGATCGCATTTTGGACAATATTGTGGGGAACAGCATTCGGTACACGCCGGAAGGTGGAACGATTACCATTCGTGCCCAGGTTACCCATGATCATGTCCGATTTACGATTTGTGATACAGGAAAGGGGTTCAGTAAGAAAGATCTTTCCAATCTCTTTCAGAAATTTTACCGAGGCGATCAATCCCGTTCTACCAAGGAAGGGCATGCGGGCCTCGGTCTTTATGTGGCCAAGAAAATGGTCGAAATGCACGGGGGGAATATGACCGCCTTTAATGCAGACAAAGGAGGGGCATGCGTCGAATTCGAACTGTATTTTAACGGGGGGCTATACACAAGCAAAAAGTTGCCGAAGACATGACGAACATAACGAATGCGGGTATAATGGGCGGAGGGAGTATTCACCATGATGGGATCATACGAATCAGAGCAATGGAAGGGTGTGAGAGGATGAACCGATGGGAGGAGAGGGCTTTAGAATTGGCGAAAAGATGGGGGGAAAGGGCGGGGGAGTATGACCGCACCGGTTCTTTCCCCTTTCAGAATTTTGAGGAACTGAAAAAGGAAGGTTTCCTTACCCTTACCGTTCCGAAAGAATATGGCGGGGAAGATTTCTCCCTGTCGCAATTGATTCGGATTCTGGAAATATTGGCCCAAGGGGATGCCTCCACCGCCCTTGGGCTGGGTTGGCATTTGGGAATCATCATGAAACTGAGGGATTCCCGCCTGTGGCCGGAAGAGAAATTTCAGCGGCTTTGTCATGAAGTGGTAGAATCCGGTGCGATGATCAATTCCATCGCCACCGAACCGGCGACGGGCAGCCCCAGCCGGGGAGGAAAGCCAACCACCAAGGCGGTGAAGGATGAAGGGGGATGGCGGATTATCGGGCATAAAACCTGGGGAACCTTAAGCCCCATCCTTACCTATTTCATCATTACCGCCTCCATTGAAGGAGAAGAGGAGGTGGGAGAATTTCTCGTTCATCGGGACCGGGAGGGATTGATGATTGAAGAGACCTGGGATAGCTTAGGCATGCGGGCGACAGGTAGCCATGACCTCTTCTTCCGGAACCTTTTTCTTCCCGATGAGGACCTCGTGTTCCGTAAAGGACCGAATCGTCCTTCCCCAGGAAGAGAGGATTACGGGGGATGGCTTTTGCACATACCGGCTACGTACTTGGGAATTGCGGAAGCAGCCCGGAATTTCATCCTTCAATATGTTAAGGAATATAGACCGAACAGCATCGGTCAGCCGATTGCAACGCTCCCATCCGTCAGGGAGAAAATCGGAGAGATGGAGCTTAAGCTCTTTACGGCCCGGACGGTTCTTTATGCCACGGCCCGGGAATGGGATGAGAATCCGGAAGAAAGGAAAGGACTGGTAGGGAGGCTTTCCGCCACGAAGATGGTTGTTACCAACGCGGCCATCGAAGGGGTCGATTTGGCGATGCGGATCATGGGGGGGCATTCCCTCTTGAAGAAATACCCCTTGGAGAGGTATTATCGGGATGTCCGGGCAGGATTGCATAATCCTCCCATGGATGATTCGACGATTCGGTTATTGGCCCAGGAGGCATTGGGGGATTAGGCAATTTTTAAAAAGACTGTTTAGCTGAGAACCCAAGGAGGGATAGAACGTGAGCTTGTTATTTACCCCGTTTGCCATAAGGAATGTGACGTTAAAGAACCGCATCGTGATGTCCCCCATGTGCATGTATTCCTGCTATGCGAAGGATGGGAAGGTGACGCCGTTTCACATCACCCATTATGTGAGCCGAGCCGTGGGACAGGTGGGACTCATCGTGCAAGAGGCGACCGCCGTACTTCCGGAAGGGAGAATTTCTGAGGAGGATTTGGGGATTTGGGAGGAGGATCAACTGCCGGGCCTCACCCAATTGGTAGAAGAGATTCACCGATATGGAGCAAAGGCAGGAATTCAGCTTGCCCATGCCGGGAGAAAGGCGGAGGTCAGGGGGACCATCTATGCCCCCTCGGCGATTCGTTTTAATGAGAGATATGCCGTTCCCGAGGCGTTAACCCTTGAGGGGATTCAAAAGGTGATTGATGCGTTCCGGGCAGGAGCGGAGCGAGCGAAGAGGGTAGGCTATGATGTGATCGAGATTCATGCCGCCCACGGGTATCTGCTCAATCAATTTCTTTCCCCGTTAGCCAATCGTCGGGAGGACGAATACGGGGGAAGCGCGGAAAACCGCTTCCGCCTCCTCGGAGAGGTGATTACGGCGGTGCGTGACGTATGGCAAGGTCCCCTTTTCGTCCGCGTCTCCGCCGACGAGTATCATGAAAAGGGAAACCGGGTGAAAGATTGGGTCCGTTTCAGCGGCTGGATGAAGGAGAAAGGGGTTGACCTGATCGACGTAAGCTCCGGAGGGGTGATTCCCGGAAACGAGGCGAAACCGATTCCCCTAGGCCCCGGGTATCAGGTGCCTTATGCCAGGGAAATCAGGGAGAAAGGGGAGATTCCCACAGGGGCGGTGGGACTCATCACCTCGGGCCGGCAGGCGGAGGAGATTTTGGAGAAGGGAGAGGCCGATCTTATTTTCATCGCCCGGGAGCTTTTACGGGATCCCTATTTCCCCCGGAGAGCGGCCCTCGAGTTGGGGGAGAGCATTGAAGCGCCTGTGCAGTATAGGCGGGGCTGGAACTTTTAAAGGCAACCGCTTCGTTTTCCTCGGGATAAGGGACACCGATTCTGAAAATGGCCGTCCCTTGGGGTGGCACTTACATCGGTTCGACTTTTTTGCTCGCGGCAAAAGCGGGCTCCATGGGGTTTTTGGCATGACGTGTGGCCATGCCATAGGCCTTGGCAGGACACTGGACCTACAGCGTGTTATAGATGAAGGGGATTGGACAAGGGGGCTTACCGACCGGTCCGCCCCTTCTTTTTTCTTTTTCGTTTAGAGGTAGACGGAATGCCCAGCTCCTCCCGGTATTTTGTGATGGTCCTCCGGGAAATCTCAATCCCTTCCGATGCCAATTGATCCGCAATGTGTTGGTCGGAGAGGGGTTTTTCTTTATTTTCTTTCTCGATCAGTTCCTTGATCTTTTTCTTTACAGAGTCGCTGGTCAGAGCAATCCCTTCTTTGCTCGTAAAACCGGAAGGGAAGAAGTATTTCAGCTCAAAGGTTCCAAAGGGGGTCTCCACATACTTCCCCTGAGTCGCCCGGCTTACGGTGGACTCATGAACACCGATCTCTTCCGCAATCTCTTTTAGGGTGAGGGGGATTAGGTTTCGCCCTTCGAAGAAGGCGGACTGACGGGAGAGAATCGCCTTCATGACCGCATAGAGGGTGGTTTTTCGCTGCTCCAGGCTGCGGATAATCCCCTGAGCTTCCTGGAGCATCGTCGAGAGATAACGTCCCGTCTCCGGATCGGGTATGCCTTCGTGGAGAAGTTTTTCATATTCCCGATTGAGGTGTATCCGGGGAAAGAGTCTCTCGTTTATCTGAAGGACCCATTCTCCTTCGATCCTTTGAAGGAAAAGGTCCGGATAGATGTAATGGGGAGGTTCGGCGTAAGCCCCCGTCAAGGGGCGGGGACTTAGGTTTTCTTGGATATATTTGGACCACTCTTCGATTCTTCGAACAGGTAGATGCAGAGATTGGGCGATCTCCTCATACGCGTGCTGAGCCAAGTCTTCCAGATGTTCGGAAACCAAGCGGTAAAGGCCCTCTTCCTCCACGCCCAAACGCTTTAGCTGAAGGAGGAGGGATTCTTTTAGATTCCTGGCCCCTACCCCCGGAGGCTCCAAGCTCTTAAGGAGGATTACCGCTTCTTCCACCTTTTCTTCCTCAATCCCCAGGCGGGAGGCGATCTCATCTGGTTCTAAACGAAGATAGCCCCCTTCTTCCAAATTGCCGATCAGATAGAAAAGGATCTTCTCTTTTTCAGGAGGAAGACGCAGGAAACGTACTTGCTCCATGAGATCGAACAAAGGGGAGTACTCTCTTTCGGGAATCCTTTCCCATACGGGGACTTTCTCTTCGTCCCATGCAGCGTGTGAACGAAGCTTCCTTTCAGGAGATCGAAGGGGAATCTCGATTCCACTCACCCAGTGCTCCACCTCAAGCAGGGGATTCTCCGCCGCCTTTTGGGATAGATATTGAATCATCTCAACCGCAGGGATTTGCAGGAGGTTGATGGTGGTGAGGATCTGGGGAGATAACGTCTGTTTTTGGGCAGGAATTTGGCTCAATCCTTGTTGATAGCGCATACATGACTCCCTCCCTCCCCTCTTTTCTTTATATCTTATCATATGGCGGAGAGATCGTGGAGCTTCCCCAGTTTTGTAAAAAGGACAAAGGGGATGACAAATTGACATGCCTATGCGTTCGAAAAATGACAAAAACCATCCGAACGCGCGCGAGGAACGCTTTCATAGGAGAAGATTTGTGTTTTGGCATGAAACTTGCATGGGAGAGGGGTGAGAGAAAAATGATGGCAAGGGAGGATCCGTGATGAAATGGGAATTGTCGAAAGAGGAGCATAAAATCAGTCGAAGGCAATTCTTAAAAGTTTCGGGGGTGATCGGCTCACTCAGTATCTTCGGCTTGGGATTGGGGAAGGTGGTGACCGACAAAACTTTCTCCCCCCTTTCCCGGCGGGTTGAAAACTCTACGAAGACGAGCCAGGAGCCGGAGGCCCGGGTGGATCTGGTCACCGGGAAGGTGGAACAAAACCCGAACTATGTGATGCGGAACAGCGTCTGCCTAGGCTGCTTTAGCAACTGCGGGAATCGGCTTAAGATCGACAAGAGAACGGGGAAGATTGTGAAAGTATTTGGCAACCCTTATCATCCCAATTCGGCCCAGGAGCCCCTTCCCTATGAAACCCCTCTCCTTGAAGCTTATCTTGCCGGAAGCCGTTATCAGGATAAAGGCATAACCCATCGGGCCACCGTCTGTCCCCGTGGAAACAGCGCCTTTGAGACCACCTACGATCCCCAGCGCATCCTGGTTCCCTTAAAGAGAAACGGAGAGCGGGGTTCGGGGAAATGGAAACCGATCTCCTATGAGGATCTTCTGAACGAAACCGTAAATGGGGGCGTGCTGTTTAAGGAGTTGGGAGAAGAGCAGGTGATCGAAGGATTTAAGCAGGTGCATGATGTAAAAAACCTCATCGATCCCACCCGGCCAGAACTGGGGCCGAAGGCAAACCAACTTGTGGTGCTTAGCGGAAGATATGACGGGAGAACGGAATTCCTGAAGCGGTTTCCCTCTGCCTTCGGAACGGTCAACCTATACGGCCATACAGGGATCTGCGGGGGATCGAGAAGGGTGGCCTATCAAGCCTTTACCGACGAGTGGCGGAAGAGTCCCCACATGAAGCCCGACTTTGATGAAGCCGACTTTATCCTCTTTTTTGGGACAGCCCCAGGCCAGGCGGGAAACCCTTATCAACCCATTTCCCGAAAGACGGGAACGGCGGCAGCGGACGGCAATCTGCAATTTGTGGTGATTGATCCCGTCCTTCCCAACCTGGCGGGGACGAAAGGAAAATGGATCCCCATCCGTCCCGGAACCGATGGCGCCCTGGTGATGGGGATGATGCGCTGGATCTTTGAAAAAAAGCGGTATAATGAAGCCTATCTTTCTGCTGCCAATCCGAAGGCGGCCGCTGCCAAAGGCTATCCCAGTTGGACCAATGCCACTTATTTCATCGTGGATGATCCGAAACATCCACTGTACCGTAAGTTCCTGCGGGCCTCCGATGTGGGATTGGGGGGAGAGGAGGAGTACGTCCTTTTGGACAAAACGAGCCACACCCTGACCACTTCCAAGAATGGAAGTGTTGGAGAGATCCTGTATAAGGGGGAGATCGAAGGAGCAAATGGCGCCAAAATCTTGGTGAAAACGGCCCTCATGGCCCTGAAGGAAAATGCGGAAAAGAGGACGTTGAAGGAATATAGCGACATTTCCGGAGTTCCGGTGGAGAAAATGATCTGGCTCGCCGATCAGTTTACCCGCCATGGGACCCGGGTGGGAACCGACCATCACGGCGGGGTGATGCACCCCAACGGCTTTTATACCAGTTACGCGGTGATCCTCCTAAACGCTTTGGTCGGAAATGTGAACAAAAGAGGGGGAATGAGCAAGAGTGCAGGAGGCTATCTAACTTTTGACCCGGGCCCCCGCTATGACCTCCTCAACATCCCGGGCAGTCCCAAAGGGAAAGGGATGCGGATCTCCAGGGACAAATTCGCCTATGAAAAGACGCGGGAGTATAAGGAGAAGGTGGATAGAGGAGAGAATCCTTATCCTGCCGAGGCGCCTTATTATCCCTTCGCCCAAGAGATGATGCAGGAGGTCCTCCCCAACGCGCTAAGAGGGGATCCCTATCGGGTGAAGATTCTCCTGAATCACCAAATGAATCCCCTTTACACCGTCCCGGGTCTTTACCAAAAAGATGTGATCGAAGCACTCAAGGATCCGAAGCGACTTCCCCTCATCATCTCCATTGATGTGGTGATGGGGGAAACGACCTCTTTCGCCGATTATATCCTGCCCGATACCGTCTTTTATGAAAGCTGGGGGATGCCCAGCGTCTGGAACGGGATGGTGAATAAGGTTTCGGCGACCCGCTGGCCGGTGGTTGCTCCCAGGACGCCGAAGCTGGCCGATGGCCGTTATGTCAACATGGAAACCTATCTCATCGATGTGGCCAAACGGTTGGGCCTACCAGGGTATGGGGAAGGGGCCATTCCGGGGAGCGACGGAATGCGTTATCCCCTGCACCGGCAGGAGGATTTCTACCTCCGGGCGGCGGCCAATATCGCTTACGACGGTGAACCGGTTCCCGATGTGGATCCGGCTGAGGTGAAGCTTACCGGCATTGACGAGATGCTTAAGGGAGCAGAGGGGGTTTTATCCCAGGAGGAATGGCGCAAAGTTCTCTATGTCCTGGTGCGGGGTGGAAGGTTTGAACCCAGGGAAGCGGCTTACGTAGGGGATGATCTGAAATATAAATTTCCGCGCATGCTTCACATTTATAACGAAGCGGTGGCGATGACCAAAAACGCCATCACCGGAGAGTTTTTTGAGGGGACGGCCACCTATGTAGAACCGGCCTTTATCGACGGGAAACGGATCACCGACCATTATTCGCCGACGGAGTGGCCCTTTACCCTCATATCCTACAAATCCCGCTACCGGAGCGTCTCTACGCTGGCGAACATCAGTCGGCTTCAAGATCTGAAAGAGGCGAACCATATCGAAATCGCCGGGGAAGATGCCCGCCGCTTGGGAATTAAGGATGACGACCCGGTAAAGCTCATTACCCCCAGCGGCGAGGCGACAGGTCGGGCAAAGGTTCGGGAAGGACTGATGCCCGGAACCGTGGCCATTGCCTTCGGATATGGGCATTGGGAATATGGTGCGAAAGATCGGGAGATTGGCGGGAAGATACTTCCAGGGAATAAGAAAATCGCCGCAGGGATCGCTTTAAATCCCCTCGTCTTCCGGGATCCCCAGGGAAGGATCGTTAACGATCCGGTAAGCGGCGCCGTCTCCAGAAATGATACCCGGGCAAAGCTTGTGAAACTGTGAGAAAGGAGTGGGGGCGGGTGCTGAACCGAAGTGAAATTACGATGCGCGAGGAGATGTATCAATTTTTTGCTTCCTTTTTTTTGAAGGAGCCTAGCGAAGGGTTGTTGGAAGGGCTGCGCATCGTTCTTCCTTCATTGAAGGAAGATTTCCAGGGGGAGGAGGCGATTCTTCAATTGGAGCGATTGCTTACCACCTATACCGAAAAAGGGAGGAGACTGGAGGATTTTCAACAAGACTTTTATGATCTTTTTTTCGTTCCCATATCGGGACGGTATGCCCCTGCGGTAGAGTCGGTGCTACTCCATCATCAGTTTTGGGGTGAAGCGGAAAGGGATCTGGCGGAGAGATATCGGCGGGCTTGGTTTTACCCGGATGATTTGGAGATTTACCCTCCCTTGAAACAATTGGGAATGGCCGATTATCTCGGCTTTGAGCTGGCC
The DNA window shown above is from Thermicanus aegyptius DSM 12793 and carries:
- a CDS encoding TorD/DmsD family molecular chaperone — encoded protein: MLNRSEITMREEMYQFFASFFLKEPSEGLLEGLRIVLPSLKEDFQGEEAILQLERLLTTYTEKGRRLEDFQQDFYDLFFVPISGRYAPAVESVLLHHQFWGEAERDLAERYRRAWFYPDDLEIYPPLKQLGMADYLGFELAYMAHLCNMETYSGMGIRKRVEQEEAEILDLHLLLFVNRYLPKLQEAGEETLYFPMLQLLQRFIEKDRQLLSCDGGM
- the rpoN gene encoding RNA polymerase factor sigma-54 — translated: MRYQQGLSQIPAQKQTLSPQILTTINLLQIPAVEMIQYLSQKAAENPLLEVEHWVSGIEIPLRSPERKLRSHAAWDEEKVPVWERIPEREYSPLFDLMEQVRFLRLPPEKEKILFYLIGNLEEGGYLRLEPDEIASRLGIEEEKVEEAVILLKSLEPPGVGARNLKESLLLQLKRLGVEEEGLYRLVSEHLEDLAQHAYEEIAQSLHLPVRRIEEWSKYIQENLSPRPLTGAYAEPPHYIYPDLFLQRIEGEWVLQINERLFPRIHLNREYEKLLHEGIPDPETGRYLSTMLQEAQGIIRSLEQRKTTLYAVMKAILSRQSAFFEGRNLIPLTLKEIAEEIGVHESTVSRATQGKYVETPFGTFELKYFFPSGFTSKEGIALTSDSVKKKIKELIEKENKEKPLSDQHIADQLASEGIEISRRTITKYREELGIPSTSKRKRKKKGRTGR
- a CDS encoding acyl-CoA dehydrogenase family protein; translated protein: MNRWEERALELAKRWGERAGEYDRTGSFPFQNFEELKKEGFLTLTVPKEYGGEDFSLSQLIRILEILAQGDASTALGLGWHLGIIMKLRDSRLWPEEKFQRLCHEVVESGAMINSIATEPATGSPSRGGKPTTKAVKDEGGWRIIGHKTWGTLSPILTYFIITASIEGEEEVGEFLVHRDREGLMIEETWDSLGMRATGSHDLFFRNLFLPDEDLVFRKGPNRPSPGREDYGGWLLHIPATYLGIAEAARNFILQYVKEYRPNSIGQPIATLPSVREKIGEMELKLFTARTVLYATAREWDENPEERKGLVGRLSATKMVVTNAAIEGVDLAMRIMGGHSLLKKYPLERYYRDVRAGLHNPPMDDSTIRLLAQEALGD
- the namA gene encoding NADPH dehydrogenase NamA codes for the protein MSLLFTPFAIRNVTLKNRIVMSPMCMYSCYAKDGKVTPFHITHYVSRAVGQVGLIVQEATAVLPEGRISEEDLGIWEEDQLPGLTQLVEEIHRYGAKAGIQLAHAGRKAEVRGTIYAPSAIRFNERYAVPEALTLEGIQKVIDAFRAGAERAKRVGYDVIEIHAAHGYLLNQFLSPLANRREDEYGGSAENRFRLLGEVITAVRDVWQGPLFVRVSADEYHEKGNRVKDWVRFSGWMKEKGVDLIDVSSGGVIPGNEAKPIPLGPGYQVPYAREIREKGEIPTGAVGLITSGRQAEEILEKGEADLIFIARELLRDPYFPRRAALELGESIEAPVQYRRGWNF
- a CDS encoding sensor histidine kinase, coding for MLEKMSLKSQFILSFVLIMTLSLIATIVTYFGGYLLFLKLQYEKIYPANYYEKQIPAMEEEIKKKGVSLFNETEKPSLEMLIPSEGVLYQIMDENGSRLYGTEEGKLIKSKEDLYDKINTTFAMNGRYVKIVPIFDSQGTLKGAASFSYTLTPHYAREQDKMWIMPLFILIAFSPFLYILLFTWLFSKKLSENIRKPVMMLIDASRKVREKDLDFHIEYTANNEVGRLCQSFNEMKNELKNSLLAQWRAEQERQEMVQALAHDLKTPLSVIQGYAESLLDEPSGDLRKREKYLRIITDHARKGLKLIQEMLYASEMERPTATLRITPVDLSSFLMEKKESYEMIGKGKEIHFNVEVVYEKPDQAICPVDVEKLDRILDNIVGNSIRYTPEGGTITIRAQVTHDHVRFTICDTGKGFSKKDLSNLFQKFYRGDQSRSTKEGHAGLGLYVAKKMVEMHGGNMTAFNADKGGACVEFELYFNGGLYTSKKLPKT
- a CDS encoding molybdopterin-dependent oxidoreductase — encoded protein: MKWELSKEEHKISRRQFLKVSGVIGSLSIFGLGLGKVVTDKTFSPLSRRVENSTKTSQEPEARVDLVTGKVEQNPNYVMRNSVCLGCFSNCGNRLKIDKRTGKIVKVFGNPYHPNSAQEPLPYETPLLEAYLAGSRYQDKGITHRATVCPRGNSAFETTYDPQRILVPLKRNGERGSGKWKPISYEDLLNETVNGGVLFKELGEEQVIEGFKQVHDVKNLIDPTRPELGPKANQLVVLSGRYDGRTEFLKRFPSAFGTVNLYGHTGICGGSRRVAYQAFTDEWRKSPHMKPDFDEADFILFFGTAPGQAGNPYQPISRKTGTAAADGNLQFVVIDPVLPNLAGTKGKWIPIRPGTDGALVMGMMRWIFEKKRYNEAYLSAANPKAAAAKGYPSWTNATYFIVDDPKHPLYRKFLRASDVGLGGEEEYVLLDKTSHTLTTSKNGSVGEILYKGEIEGANGAKILVKTALMALKENAEKRTLKEYSDISGVPVEKMIWLADQFTRHGTRVGTDHHGGVMHPNGFYTSYAVILLNALVGNVNKRGGMSKSAGGYLTFDPGPRYDLLNIPGSPKGKGMRISRDKFAYEKTREYKEKVDRGENPYPAEAPYYPFAQEMMQEVLPNALRGDPYRVKILLNHQMNPLYTVPGLYQKDVIEALKDPKRLPLIISIDVVMGETTSFADYILPDTVFYESWGMPSVWNGMVNKVSATRWPVVAPRTPKLADGRYVNMETYLIDVAKRLGLPGYGEGAIPGSDGMRYPLHRQEDFYLRAAANIAYDGEPVPDVDPAEVKLTGIDEMLKGAEGVLSQEEWRKVLYVLVRGGRFEPREAAYVGDDLKYKFPRMLHIYNEAVAMTKNAITGEFFEGTATYVEPAFIDGKRITDHYSPTEWPFTLISYKSRYRSVSTLANISRLQDLKEANHIEIAGEDARRLGIKDDDPVKLITPSGEATGRAKVREGLMPGTVAIAFGYGHWEYGAKDREIGGKILPGNKKIAAGIALNPLVFRDPQGRIVNDPVSGAVSRNDTRAKLVKL